In Massilia antarctica, the following are encoded in one genomic region:
- a CDS encoding M28 family metallopeptidase yields MKSTSGRTVLCLLTASLLAVLDAGAGEVAANANTAINNPAVSARRMSDLVKELASPKYAGRLPGTAGDRQSLNVIVNEFKAIGLSPAGTQDYVQPFTTTIVEPDGESHGNPENPLLGERMATSNVIGIIPGNDPELSDEIIIISAHRDHLGQTPDGVHYPGANDDLSGLASVMELARLFMQHKGGNKRTLMFIAYGAEEQHEMGSMHHVAHPLPDFPNENIVLMISIDMIGQGYDKWSSFTPAQLSRYANTWFDEVYNGINDDSDEYSHEYPPQKEATFSYDAGPFGKIGINNRVFGKAEGIEHYHKTTDTWENVRFAPAAIVTKTIFDFLWKVDQDPRAHIKP; encoded by the coding sequence ATGAAATCAACGTCAGGACGGACCGTCCTGTGCCTACTGACCGCCAGCCTGCTCGCGGTCCTTGACGCGGGCGCCGGCGAGGTCGCGGCGAACGCCAACACCGCCATCAACAATCCCGCCGTCAGCGCCCGCCGAATGAGCGACCTGGTCAAAGAACTGGCCAGTCCGAAGTACGCCGGCCGCCTCCCGGGCACTGCCGGAGATCGTCAGTCGCTCAATGTGATCGTCAACGAGTTCAAAGCCATCGGGCTGTCTCCTGCCGGCACGCAAGACTATGTACAGCCATTCACCACGACGATCGTCGAGCCGGACGGCGAAAGCCATGGCAATCCGGAAAATCCCTTGCTGGGTGAACGCATGGCCACCAGCAATGTGATCGGCATCATCCCTGGCAACGATCCGGAATTGTCCGACGAAATCATTATCATCAGCGCCCACCGCGACCACCTGGGCCAGACTCCCGACGGTGTGCATTATCCCGGCGCCAATGACGACTTGTCAGGCTTGGCCTCGGTCATGGAACTGGCGCGCCTGTTTATGCAACACAAAGGGGGAAACAAGCGCACCTTGATGTTTATCGCGTACGGCGCGGAAGAGCAGCATGAAATGGGCTCGATGCATCACGTCGCCCATCCGTTGCCGGATTTCCCTAATGAAAACATCGTGCTGATGATTTCCATCGACATGATCGGCCAGGGGTATGACAAATGGAGCAGCTTTACGCCAGCCCAGTTAAGCCGCTACGCCAACACGTGGTTTGACGAGGTATACAACGGCATCAATGACGATAGCGACGAGTATTCGCACGAATATCCGCCGCAGAAAGAGGCAACTTTCTCGTATGATGCCGGCCCTTTCGGCAAAATCGGTATCAACAACCGGGTGTTTGGCAAGGCGGAGGGGATTGAGCATTATCACAAGACCACCGACACGTGGGAAAACGTGCGCTTCGCCCCGGCCGCCATCGTCACCAAGACCATTTTCGATTTCCTGTGGAAGGTGGATCAGGATCCCAGGGCGCATATCAAACCCTGA
- a CDS encoding amino acid aminotransferase: MTSTASATIFSAIDMAPRDPILGITEAFNADTNPAKINLGVGVYYDDNGKVPLLGCVRKAEALLMEQLAPRTYLPIEGLAAYDTAVQELVFGAGSAIIQDKRAVTVQAIGGTGALKIGADFLQRFAPGSSVYISDPSWENHRALFESAGFTVNTYRYYDAATRGVDFDGMLADLKAMPKGAIVLLHACCHNPTGADITSAQWDEVIAAIGAGGLIPFLDMAYQGFGSGIAEDGAVVGKFAAAGGPLLISNSFSKSFSLYGERVGALSVVGASAEEAARLLSQLKRVVRTNYSNPPIHGGKVVATVLTTPELRQLWEDELAGMRVRIKEMRNTFVQKLKEKAPAHDFEFVREQVGMFSYSGLSKQQVERLRVEHSIYAVDTGRICVAALNSKNIDRVIDAIAKVL, translated from the coding sequence ATGACTTCAACAGCTTCCGCCACCATTTTCAGCGCCATCGACATGGCCCCGCGCGACCCGATCCTGGGCATCACCGAGGCGTTCAATGCGGACACCAATCCAGCCAAAATCAATCTGGGCGTGGGTGTCTATTATGACGACAATGGCAAAGTGCCGCTGCTCGGATGCGTACGCAAGGCCGAGGCGCTGCTGATGGAGCAACTGGCGCCGCGCACCTACCTGCCGATCGAGGGCCTCGCTGCCTACGATACGGCCGTGCAAGAGCTGGTATTTGGTGCCGGCAGCGCGATTATTCAAGACAAGCGCGCGGTCACCGTGCAAGCCATCGGCGGCACCGGCGCGCTGAAAATCGGCGCCGACTTCCTGCAGCGCTTCGCGCCGGGATCGAGCGTGTATATCAGCGATCCAAGCTGGGAAAACCACCGCGCCCTGTTCGAGAGCGCCGGTTTCACCGTCAACACTTACCGCTATTACGATGCGGCCACGCGCGGCGTCGATTTTGACGGCATGCTGGCCGACCTGAAAGCGATGCCGAAGGGCGCCATCGTGCTGCTGCACGCCTGCTGCCACAACCCGACCGGCGCCGACATCACGTCCGCCCAATGGGATGAGGTGATTGCCGCGATTGGCGCGGGCGGCTTGATTCCCTTCCTCGACATGGCTTACCAGGGCTTCGGCTCGGGCATCGCCGAAGACGGCGCCGTGGTCGGCAAGTTTGCCGCCGCCGGCGGTCCGCTGCTGATTTCGAATTCGTTCTCGAAGTCGTTCTCGCTGTACGGCGAGCGCGTGGGTGCCCTGAGTGTGGTCGGCGCCAGCGCCGAGGAAGCGGCGCGCCTGCTCTCGCAGCTCAAGCGCGTGGTGCGCACCAACTACTCGAACCCGCCGATCCACGGCGGCAAGGTCGTCGCCACCGTGCTGACCACCCCGGAACTGCGCCAGTTGTGGGAAGACGAACTGGCCGGCATGCGCGTGCGCATCAAGGAAATGCGCAACACCTTCGTGCAAAAGCTCAAGGAAAAAGCGCCGGCGCACGATTTCGAATTCGTGCGCGAGCAGGTCGGCATGTTCTCGTACTCGGGCCTGAGCAAGCAGCAAGTCGAGCGCCTGCGCGTCGAGCATTCGATCTACGCCGTCGACACCGGCCGCATCTGTGTGGCGGCCCTGAATTCGAAAAATATCGATCGCGTCATTGACGCCATCGCCAAAGTCCTTTAA
- the uvrB gene encoding excinuclease ABC subunit UvrB has translation MAELSVAHDPSPTVVTFPDSPFKLHQPFPPAGDQPSAIEGLIEGINDGLSFQTLLGVTGSGKTYTMANVIARAGRPAIVFAPNKTLAAQLYSEFREFFPQNAVEYFVSYYDYYQPEAYVPQRDLFIEKDSSINEHIEQMRLSCTKSLMERRDVVIVATVSAIYGIGNPSEYHQMILTLRAKDKLAQRDVIARLIQMQYTRNEIDFGRGTFRVRGDTIDIFPAEHAELAIRVEMFDDEIESLQLFDPLTGRIRQKIPRFTVYPGSHYVTPRSTVLRAIETIKLELRERLEYFRKENKLIEEQRLEQRTRFDLEMMAEIGFTKGIENYSRHLSGAMPGDPPPTLVDYLPKDALMFLDESHVLVGQLNAMFNGDRSRKTNLVDYGFRLPSALDNRPLKFEEFEGKLRQTIFVSATPAEYEKTHSDNVVEQVVRPTGLVDPLVIVKPALSQVDDLMSEIVDRVKKDERVLVTTLTKRMSEQLTEYLGDHGIKVRYLHSDIETVERVEILRDLRLGTFDVLVGINLLREGLDLPEVSLVAILDADKEGFLRSERSLIQTIGRAARNLNGVAILYADRITDSMAKAIGETERRRAKQIAYNIEHGITAVGIKKQIKELIDGVYSPQQARETLEAAKETAKVESMSEKQIGKEIKRLEKLMVDHAKNLEFEKAAQVRDQLHVLKQQAFGAPGTDNVVSILGK, from the coding sequence ATGGCTGAATTATCCGTTGCACACGACCCGTCGCCGACCGTCGTCACCTTCCCCGATTCCCCGTTCAAGCTGCACCAGCCCTTCCCCCCGGCCGGCGACCAGCCGAGCGCGATCGAAGGGCTGATCGAAGGCATCAACGACGGGCTCTCGTTCCAGACCCTGCTCGGCGTGACCGGCTCGGGTAAAACCTACACCATGGCCAATGTGATCGCGCGCGCCGGCCGGCCGGCGATCGTGTTCGCGCCGAACAAAACCCTGGCCGCGCAGCTGTATTCGGAGTTCCGCGAATTCTTCCCGCAAAACGCGGTCGAATACTTTGTGAGTTACTACGATTACTACCAGCCGGAAGCCTACGTGCCGCAGCGCGACCTGTTCATCGAAAAGGACTCGTCGATCAACGAGCATATCGAGCAGATGCGCCTGTCGTGCACCAAGTCGCTGATGGAGCGGCGCGACGTGGTCATCGTGGCCACCGTGTCGGCCATCTACGGTATCGGCAACCCGAGCGAATACCACCAGATGATCCTGACCCTGCGCGCCAAGGACAAGCTCGCGCAGCGCGACGTCATCGCGCGCCTGATCCAGATGCAGTACACGCGCAATGAAATCGACTTCGGGCGCGGCACCTTCCGCGTGCGCGGCGACACCATCGACATCTTCCCCGCCGAGCATGCCGAACTGGCGATCCGGGTCGAGATGTTCGACGATGAAATCGAATCCTTGCAGCTGTTCGACCCGCTCACCGGGCGCATCCGCCAGAAGATCCCACGCTTCACCGTCTACCCCGGTTCGCATTACGTCACGCCGCGCTCCACGGTGCTGCGCGCGATCGAAACCATCAAGCTCGAACTGCGCGAGCGGCTCGAGTACTTCCGCAAGGAGAACAAGCTGATCGAAGAGCAGCGCCTCGAACAGCGCACCCGCTTCGACCTGGAAATGATGGCCGAAATCGGCTTCACCAAGGGCATCGAGAACTATTCGCGCCACCTGTCGGGCGCGATGCCGGGCGACCCGCCGCCGACCCTGGTCGACTACCTGCCGAAAGACGCGCTGATGTTCCTCGACGAGTCGCACGTGCTGGTCGGTCAGCTCAACGCCATGTTCAACGGCGACCGTTCGCGCAAGACCAATCTGGTCGACTATGGTTTCCGCCTGCCGTCGGCGCTGGACAACCGCCCGCTCAAGTTCGAGGAATTCGAGGGCAAGCTGCGCCAGACGATTTTTGTCTCGGCCACGCCGGCCGAATACGAGAAAACGCATTCCGACAACGTGGTCGAACAGGTGGTGCGGCCGACCGGGCTGGTGGACCCGCTGGTGATCGTCAAGCCGGCGCTGTCGCAGGTCGACGACCTGATGTCCGAAATCGTCGACCGCGTGAAGAAGGATGAACGGGTCTTGGTGACCACGCTCACCAAGCGCATGTCGGAGCAGCTGACCGAGTACCTGGGCGACCATGGCATCAAGGTGCGCTACCTGCACAGCGATATCGAGACGGTGGAACGGGTCGAGATCCTGCGCGACCTGCGCCTGGGCACCTTCGATGTGCTGGTCGGGATCAACCTGCTGCGCGAGGGCCTCGATTTGCCGGAAGTGTCGCTGGTGGCGATCCTGGACGCCGACAAGGAAGGCTTCCTGCGTTCCGAGCGCAGCCTGATTCAAACCATCGGGCGCGCGGCGCGTAACCTGAACGGCGTGGCGATCCTGTACGCCGACCGCATCACCGATTCGATGGCAAAGGCGATCGGCGAGACCGAGCGCCGGCGCGCCAAGCAGATCGCCTACAACATCGAGCATGGCATCACCGCGGTCGGCATCAAGAAGCAGATCAAGGAGCTGATCGACGGCGTCTACAGCCCGCAGCAGGCGCGCGAGACCCTGGAGGCGGCCAAGGAAACCGCCAAGGTCGAGTCGATGAGCGAGAAGCAGATCGGCAAGGAGATCAAGCGTCTCGAAAAGCTGATGGTCGACCACGCGAAAAATCTCGAATTCGAGAAGGCCGCGCAGGTGCGCGACCAGCTGCATGTCCTCAAGCAGCAGGCGTTCGGCGCGCCGGGGACCGACAACGTGGTGTCGATCCTGGGCAAGTAG
- a CDS encoding MarC family protein, giving the protein MTQTFIQTFILLILVTDPFGNVPLFVSAMAGVAPERRWKVVVRECLIAFIVLLLFMFFGRHLLAAMQLSEISLRIGGSVILFLIAMRMVFPQPGGMFGDAEKGGEPFIVPLAIPAIAGPSALATVLLFSSDTTVEVVVHVGALVAVALVWLAVFLSAERLQEKLGPQVMTAFERLMGLILSAMAVEMFLAGIRAFIKSL; this is encoded by the coding sequence ATGACGCAAACTTTTATCCAAACCTTCATCCTGCTGATCCTGGTCACCGACCCGTTCGGCAACGTACCGCTGTTTGTCAGCGCCATGGCCGGCGTGGCGCCCGAGCGGCGCTGGAAAGTCGTGGTGCGCGAGTGCCTGATCGCCTTCATCGTGCTGCTGCTGTTCATGTTCTTCGGCCGCCACCTGCTGGCCGCCATGCAGCTGTCCGAAATCTCGCTGCGCATCGGCGGCAGCGTGATCCTGTTCCTGATCGCCATGCGCATGGTCTTTCCCCAGCCGGGCGGCATGTTCGGCGATGCGGAAAAGGGTGGGGAACCGTTCATCGTGCCGCTGGCCATTCCGGCCATTGCCGGTCCCTCGGCGCTGGCCACGGTGCTGCTGTTTTCGTCGGATACGACGGTCGAAGTGGTCGTTCACGTCGGCGCGCTGGTGGCCGTGGCGCTGGTCTGGCTCGCGGTTTTTCTCAGCGCCGAGCGCCTGCAGGAAAAGCTCGGTCCGCAAGTGATGACCGCGTTCGAACGCTTGATGGGCTTGATTTTGAGCGCGATGGCCGTCGAGATGTTCCTGGCCGGGATCCGCGCGTTCATCAAATCGTTGTAG
- a CDS encoding phosphoribosyltransferase — protein sequence MTTPPSTDNDLWVSWDEYNRLIERLALKVYESGWKFDQVLCLARGGVRPGDVFSRIFDVPLAILSTSSYREEAGTVRGDLDIAKYMTMTKGPLAGKILLVDDLADSGVTLDKVTRHLSENFTGVTEVKSAVIWVKGTSSIRPDYFLEDLPHNPWIHQPFEDYDGLRPHQLSAWMKKFDKPA from the coding sequence ATGACCACCCCTCCATCGACCGACAATGACCTCTGGGTGTCGTGGGACGAGTACAACCGCCTGATCGAGCGCCTGGCGCTCAAGGTCTACGAATCGGGCTGGAAATTCGACCAGGTATTGTGCCTGGCGCGCGGCGGCGTGCGTCCGGGCGACGTGTTCTCGCGCATTTTCGACGTGCCCTTGGCGATCCTGTCGACCAGCTCCTACCGCGAAGAAGCGGGCACGGTGCGCGGTGACCTCGATATCGCCAAGTACATGACGATGACCAAAGGCCCGCTGGCCGGCAAGATCCTGCTGGTCGACGACCTGGCCGATTCGGGTGTCACGCTCGATAAAGTCACGCGTCACCTGAGCGAGAATTTCACCGGCGTGACTGAAGTCAAATCGGCGGTGATCTGGGTCAAGGGCACGTCCTCGATCCGTCCGGATTACTTCCTGGAAGACTTGCCGCACAATCCGTGGATCCACCAGCCGTTCGAAGATTACGACGGCTTGCGTCCGCACCAGTTGTCGGCGTGGATGAAGAAGTTCGACAAGCCGGCATAA
- a CDS encoding adenylosuccinate synthase: MSKKNVAKNVVVIGTQWGDEGKGKIVDWLTDNAQGVVRFQGGHNAGHTLVIKGQKTALQLIPSGIMREGVACYIGNGVVVSVPDVMREIDKLQAIGVEVVSRLKISEACPAILPYHVAIDVAREVARGVNKIGTTGKGIGPAYEDKVARRAIRIADMLNEERFAEKLRENLDYHNFVLTNYLKADPVDFQKTFDDAMALVPRLKPMVGDVSSQLYAAHKAGGNLLFEGAQGSLLDVDHGTYPYVTSSNCVAGNAAAGAGVGPNMLHYILGITKAYTTRVGSGPFPSELPTDAGVGHHLSSVGHEFGTVTGRARRCGWFDAALLRRSVQINGVSGMCLTKLDVLDGLETLKLCTGYKVDGRDVDIFPVGAEDAARCVPVYEEMPGWKESTVGAKSLAELPATARAYIKRIEELVGVPVDMVSTGPDRVETIVLRHPFE; the protein is encoded by the coding sequence ATGTCAAAGAAAAACGTGGCAAAGAACGTCGTTGTCATCGGCACCCAGTGGGGCGATGAAGGCAAGGGCAAGATCGTCGATTGGCTGACCGATAACGCGCAGGGCGTGGTTCGCTTCCAGGGTGGCCATAATGCCGGCCATACCCTGGTCATCAAGGGTCAGAAGACCGCCTTGCAGCTGATCCCGTCGGGCATCATGCGCGAAGGCGTGGCCTGCTATATCGGCAATGGCGTGGTGGTGTCGGTTCCCGACGTCATGCGCGAAATCGACAAGCTCCAGGCCATCGGCGTGGAAGTGGTGTCGCGCCTGAAGATTTCCGAGGCGTGCCCCGCGATCCTGCCGTACCACGTCGCTATCGACGTGGCGCGTGAAGTGGCGCGCGGCGTCAACAAGATCGGCACCACCGGCAAGGGCATCGGCCCGGCCTATGAAGACAAAGTGGCGCGCCGCGCGATCCGTATCGCCGACATGCTCAACGAAGAGCGCTTCGCCGAAAAACTGCGCGAAAACCTCGACTACCATAACTTCGTGCTGACCAATTACCTGAAAGCCGATCCGGTCGACTTCCAGAAAACCTTCGACGATGCGATGGCCCTGGTGCCGCGCCTCAAACCGATGGTCGGCGACGTCTCCTCGCAGCTGTACGCCGCGCACAAGGCCGGCGGCAACCTGCTGTTCGAAGGCGCCCAGGGCTCGCTGCTCGACGTCGACCATGGCACTTATCCGTACGTGACCTCGTCGAACTGCGTGGCCGGCAATGCCGCCGCCGGCGCTGGTGTCGGTCCGAACATGCTGCACTACATCCTGGGCATCACCAAGGCCTACACCACGCGCGTCGGCTCCGGCCCGTTCCCGTCGGAGTTGCCGACGGATGCAGGCGTGGGCCACCACCTGTCGTCGGTTGGTCATGAATTCGGTACCGTCACCGGCCGTGCGCGCCGCTGCGGCTGGTTCGATGCCGCGCTGCTGCGCCGCTCGGTCCAGATCAATGGCGTCTCGGGCATGTGCCTGACCAAGCTCGATGTGCTCGACGGCCTGGAAACGCTCAAGCTGTGCACCGGCTACAAGGTCGATGGCCGCGATGTCGACATCTTCCCGGTCGGCGCGGAAGATGCGGCGCGCTGCGTGCCCGTGTATGAAGAGATGCCGGGCTGGAAAGAAAGCACCGTCGGCGCCAAGTCGCTGGCCGAGCTGCCCGCCACCGCGCGCGCTTACATCAAGCGCATCGAAGAACTGGTCGGCGTGCCGGTCGATATGGTGTCCACCGGTCCCGACCGCGTCGAGACCATCGTCCTGCGCCATCCGTTCGAATAA
- a CDS encoding ATP phosphoribosyltransferase regulatory subunit, producing MPNWLLPENIADVLPSEARKTEELRRLMLDNFRSYGYELVMPPLLEYVESLLTGAGQDTELRSFKLVDPMSGRMLGLRADMTTQVARIDAHLLNRDSVTRLCYAGSVLHTRPSGLHATREPLQIGAEIYGHAGLEADAEVQELALASLALAGFGADQVRLDLSHVGVLRALLADDGAAQKDEAALYTLLRAKDTPGLAAISASYAPATRAALLALPGLYGDIDVLARARDVLPALPGITRALAELAALAGSALGRADVAIDLADLRGYQYESGAMFALYVPGLPNAVARGGRYDHVGEAFGRARPATGFSLDLRELARLLPTAERKHAIRAPWGNAPELREKIAQLRKAGEVVIQSLPGHDNEQDEFECDRVLVLENSNWILKNLG from the coding sequence ATGCCGAACTGGCTCCTGCCTGAAAATATCGCCGACGTCCTGCCGTCCGAAGCGCGCAAGACCGAAGAACTGCGCCGCCTGATGCTCGATAACTTCCGTTCCTACGGTTACGAGCTGGTCATGCCGCCGCTGCTCGAATACGTCGAGTCGCTGCTGACCGGCGCCGGCCAGGACACCGAACTGCGCAGCTTCAAGCTGGTCGATCCGATGTCGGGCCGCATGCTCGGCCTGCGCGCCGACATGACCACCCAGGTCGCGCGCATCGATGCCCATCTGCTCAACCGCGATTCCGTGACCCGCCTGTGCTACGCCGGCAGCGTGCTGCATACCCGCCCGAGCGGCTTGCACGCCACCCGCGAACCCTTGCAGATCGGCGCCGAAATCTACGGCCACGCCGGCCTGGAAGCGGACGCCGAAGTGCAGGAACTGGCGCTCGCTTCGCTGGCCCTGGCCGGTTTCGGCGCCGACCAAGTGCGCCTCGACCTGTCGCACGTGGGCGTGCTGCGCGCGCTGCTGGCCGACGACGGCGCGGCGCAAAAAGATGAAGCAGCCCTGTACACCCTGCTGCGCGCCAAGGATACCCCGGGCCTGGCGGCGATCAGCGCATCGTACGCACCGGCCACCCGCGCCGCGCTGCTGGCCTTGCCCGGCCTGTACGGCGACATCGATGTGCTCGCGCGTGCGCGCGACGTCTTGCCGGCGCTGCCCGGCATCACGCGCGCGCTGGCCGAACTGGCCGCGCTGGCCGGATCGGCCCTGGGGCGCGCCGACGTGGCGATCGACCTGGCCGACCTGCGCGGCTACCAATACGAAAGCGGCGCGATGTTCGCGCTGTACGTGCCCGGCCTGCCGAATGCGGTGGCGCGCGGCGGACGCTACGACCATGTGGGTGAAGCATTCGGCCGGGCCAGGCCCGCGACCGGCTTTTCGCTCGACTTGCGCGAACTGGCGCGGCTGTTGCCGACCGCCGAGCGCAAACATGCGATCCGGGCTCCGTGGGGCAATGCCCCCGAGCTGCGTGAAAAAATCGCTCAACTGCGCAAAGCAGGCGAGGTCGTGATCCAGAGTTTGCCGGGTCACGACAATGAGCAGGACGAGTTCGAGTGCGATCGCGTACTCGTCCTCGAAAACAGTAACTGGATTCTCAAAAACTTAGGCTAA
- a CDS encoding IS4 family transposase, which produces MFSITTFQRLMKGLPRGTFAQLVERHNADKYCKKFGHWDHLIAMLYAQISEAKGLRPLETGFNSHVAHHYHLGTSAIKRSTLADANENRSDTVFSDTAAWLMGKVSRKLRQQSNDLMYLLDSTSLTLKGREFERWTPENSTRNTQGLKLHVLYDAHDAIPVWHDISHPNVNDVERAVDVPLEANALYVFDKGSCDFNWWKSIDEANARFVTRFKNNAAVNVLQKSDIPADDAHIVLSDEIVTFKHKRLGGKRINLYFGKPLRRVIVARPNKDTPIVLATNDFDSSAMEIAQHYKKRWAIELFFKWIKQHLKIKQFLGRSENAVRIQILTALISYLLVALFNESNRVKRTLWDCLCFVRATLFQRTDTEDLHDRRRRQAAHEFAEIQGCLFS; this is translated from the coding sequence ATGTTCAGCATAACTACTTTTCAGCGTTTAATGAAGGGGCTCCCGCGAGGAACCTTCGCTCAACTAGTCGAACGGCACAATGCCGACAAATATTGCAAGAAGTTCGGGCATTGGGATCATCTCATTGCCATGCTCTACGCGCAGATCAGTGAGGCGAAGGGGTTGCGACCACTGGAGACTGGCTTCAACAGTCATGTCGCGCATCACTACCATCTTGGTACGTCAGCGATCAAGCGCTCCACCTTGGCTGACGCCAATGAGAATCGATCTGACACGGTGTTTAGTGATACCGCTGCCTGGTTGATGGGGAAGGTGTCGCGTAAGCTGCGCCAGCAAAGCAATGATCTGATGTATTTGCTTGACTCCACCTCGTTGACGTTGAAGGGACGGGAGTTTGAGAGGTGGACGCCCGAGAATAGCACTCGCAATACGCAAGGCTTGAAGCTGCACGTTTTGTATGATGCCCATGATGCAATCCCTGTCTGGCACGACATTAGCCACCCCAACGTCAATGACGTTGAACGGGCAGTTGACGTACCGCTCGAAGCGAACGCGCTCTATGTATTTGACAAGGGCTCTTGCGATTTCAATTGGTGGAAATCCATTGACGAGGCCAACGCGCGCTTTGTTACTCGTTTCAAGAACAACGCCGCTGTCAACGTCCTGCAGAAATCGGACATCCCTGCTGACGATGCGCACATCGTGCTCAGCGACGAAATCGTTACTTTCAAGCACAAACGGCTCGGCGGAAAACGGATCAATCTCTACTTTGGGAAGCCTTTGCGCCGTGTCATCGTGGCGCGGCCGAACAAAGATACGCCCATCGTTCTGGCTACTAACGACTTCGACAGTAGTGCCATGGAAATTGCCCAGCACTACAAAAAGCGCTGGGCAATCGAGCTGTTCTTCAAATGGATCAAGCAGCACCTCAAGATCAAGCAGTTCCTCGGACGATCTGAAAACGCGGTCCGGATTCAGATACTTACCGCTCTCATCAGTTATTTGTTGGTTGCACTGTTCAACGAGTCCAACCGTGTGAAACGGACCCTGTGGGATTGCCTTTGCTTCGTCCGCGCAACCCTATTTCAACGTACGGACACCGAAGATTTACATGATCGCCGACGACGACAAGCGGCGCACGAATTCGCAGAAATTCAAGGATGCCTCTTCTCGTGA
- the hflC gene encoding protease modulator HflC, which yields MNRLVSILVAGFLALMLLSSTVFVVDQRTFAVVFAFGEIKEVISEPGLHFKLPPPLQNVIYLDKRVLTLDTPNADRFITSEKKNILVDTFVKWRIIDPRLYYISFSGSEKSARGRMDQIVKAALNDEITKRTVRDVISGQRGSVMEAIHRKVEAEAKQIGVQIVDVRLKRVDYVEQINASVYDRMKAERLRVANELRSTGSAESEKIRADADRQRTVLLAEAFRDAEKIKGDGDAKASQIYAEAFGKNPEFYKFYRSLEAYRATFKNHGDVMVLDSNSEFFKYFRSPGGASAPAAAKK from the coding sequence ATGAACCGTTTAGTATCCATTCTGGTCGCCGGCTTCCTCGCGCTGATGCTGCTGTCCTCGACCGTGTTCGTGGTCGACCAGCGCACCTTCGCGGTGGTGTTCGCGTTCGGCGAAATCAAGGAAGTGATCAGCGAGCCTGGTCTGCACTTCAAGCTGCCGCCGCCGCTGCAAAACGTGATCTACCTCGACAAGCGCGTGCTCACGCTCGACACGCCCAATGCCGACCGCTTCATCACGTCGGAGAAGAAGAACATCCTGGTCGACACCTTCGTCAAATGGCGCATCATCGATCCGCGCCTGTACTACATCAGCTTCAGCGGCAGCGAGAAAAGCGCGCGCGGCCGGATGGACCAGATCGTCAAGGCGGCGCTGAACGATGAAATCACCAAGCGCACGGTGCGCGATGTGATTTCCGGGCAGCGCGGCAGCGTGATGGAAGCGATTCATCGCAAGGTCGAAGCCGAGGCCAAGCAGATCGGCGTGCAGATCGTGGACGTGCGCTTGAAGCGCGTGGACTATGTGGAGCAGATCAATGCCTCGGTGTACGACCGCATGAAGGCTGAGCGCCTGCGCGTGGCCAACGAATTGCGCTCGACCGGTTCGGCCGAATCGGAAAAGATCCGGGCCGATGCCGACCGCCAGCGCACCGTGCTGCTGGCCGAAGCGTTCCGCGACGCCGAGAAGATCAAGGGTGACGGCGACGCCAAGGCATCGCAGATTTACGCCGAAGCATTCGGCAAGAACCCGGAGTTCTACAAGTTCTATCGTTCCCTGGAAGCCTACCGCGCGACCTTCAAGAACCATGGCGACGTGATGGTGCTCGATTCGAATTCGGAGTTCTTCAAGTATTTCCGTAGTCCGGGCGGGGCGTCGGCACCTGCCGCCGCCAAGAAGTAA